The sequence below is a genomic window from Dermacentor andersoni chromosome 6, qqDerAnde1_hic_scaffold, whole genome shotgun sequence.
TCGAGGTTCAATATGACAGCGAAAGGGCGATGATCTGAAATGTACCCGGCGTCCGCGGGGAGATCGAGGATGCTGCACTGGACAATTTGCGTTGTTAATTCAGGGGGGAAATACATTCGATCTAGACGACATTGCGATTGCCTTTGCTGCCATGTGGCGCCAAAACTTCCGCCATGCATATGGACCCAGGCATCCGATAAATTTTATTCGTTCACTATACGAGATAATTCAGTTGCGTGCGTATTGGAAGCGTATTGTCGTGGCCCTCGCGAGTCGCGCATGGGGTCGAGCATacagttaaaatcgccaacaatAAAGAATGGGTGGTTGTCTAACAAAAAAGGGGAGAGTCTCGCAAAGAAGTCATTGCGGTCTGACCGTACGGCGGGTCCATAGACATTCAACGCCCGAAGTTTCCTCTCACCCCAGAAAAAATCAAAAGCTATTACACGACCTTCCAAGTCAAGAAGGCGGTGACTTCCATGTAGAAGCACCCTACGAAAAACCACCACTCCTACACCACGAGATCTCCCGGGGCTATATGAAAAATAAGCTTTACCAGAAAATTCATCGCAAAATCTTTTAACTTCCTGCTTGTTTCTCAAGTTACACTCCTGAAGAAACAGGAGGTCGACTTTTTTCTCCCGAGCGAAATGAATTATTTCCCTCTGCTTATCTATGCTACGAAATCCTTGTGCGTTAAGTGTCATTATGTGCAAATACATGGTGAGTTAGTTGCGTCCAGAAATAGACTAAGACAAATGGCTTACCACAAGGTAGTTGCGAACTGAATCGGCGTCCTACATCAGTGCAACAGCCACAACACGGCAAAGTCAGCAATGACTTAGGAGTATCACAGCGGCGAACGCGAAACGGGCACTGTTCATGTTCTTCACACAAGTCAGCCGGAAGCAAGCTGATTACTAAAATACCGAGGTTGCAGACGCTCGCACAGGGACGGGAACGCGATGTCTGCGCCAAACACCGTTCCGTCAACGCTGCCTGAGCTTCGAAGCGGGGAGTAGAGGAAAAGCAGCCCTTACGGGCTGCAGAAGCAGTGTAAGGCGCCATTGTTAGTACGTCTCCGAATCGGAGACAACGTCCATGGTAGTGGTGTCTCGTggcattttcttgcatttcttggaGGGTGTCGCCATTGCTTCTGATGACGTAGAGCTCTCTGAAGAGAGCATTCTCTTGGCTTCTTCAGACGCTGTTTGCGAGCGCGTCCGTCTCTCATTCACCGCTGTACTAGTACCACTCGCAAGCGTGGTCGTTGTCTTGGCAACCGGCGTGATCCTCGACGGACCGGCCGAGACTTCGGGGAGGCCGCGATGGCGTCCATCCGCGTTCTCGCTAGCGTTCGGTGTTGTAGCACATGGAAGGAGCCGTTCCCGCTGTGATAGCGCAGACTGGGCGTCTAACGTAGGCTCCTCATCGTCTTCCGGGGCAGACGACGCAATTGTGGCAGGtggcgtctcgttgctctcttaGTCAGTAGAGGGAGAAGACGCAGCGTCGCTGGCATCGGGGGACGCTGGCGTCGGCGCCCCTGGGGCCCTTTCTTTTCCTGGTTGATCTGTGGCTTGCGTCTGTGCTGCCTCTTCAGATGTATTCTCGCCCAGTCCTGGCTGGGCGGGCGTCACTGGTGTCACTGCAGCAGCATACGAACGTGGCAACACACAGTCAACAGTGGCGTGCTCGCCATTACAACGTCTGCATGGCACGTTGCACGTTGCAGTCGCATGGCCGAAAATGGCACATCGGGCGCATCGAGCTGATATGCAGGTGGCCCCAAAATGACCTTCTGCTCCGCACTTGGAGCACACTCTCTTCATTCCTTTGTATTCCAGCATTACCCGAAAGCCAGTCACCATGATGAAATTCGGTGGAGGTTTTAACATCTCGAGCTTGACCAGTCGGCTGCCATTGCTGATGTCCGTCCTGTCCTTGAAAACGACGTCGGAAATGCCTCGGCACTTCCCATACggtgcaagtgcagcaatcagggcGTCGTCACTGACACAGGGTGGAAGACGATAGACCGTCACATAAACCACTGGAGTGCCCATGCGTTCCAGCGGTACGACCTTGTTCGCGAGCAGCAGggagccttttgccgccatcttgGCTGCCTGAGCCGCGGAGTGGACAGCTGCCAAGAACTTGGTGGCGCCCTGATGTTGCAGATACTGCAACCCTCCGGCACCAACGACTTCTTCGATGGAGTCGATGATGGTGTCAACCGGCGTCAAAACCGGTACATTGAAGATAAAGCACTGGGCTTTCGTTGGACGCTGAGCAGGCGCTGGTTTGTCCATAGCTGATTcacctaagcaaccacgacgcaaTGCGTGGTGCCCAGGCTGATGATACACACGAAAAAAGCACAGACAAGTTGCGTGAACAAAGCGAGATCAACCGGGAACCAGACAAAACTTAAAATAAATCTTCTCTTTGGCCCGCGCCCCTTTTTACAAGACCACattgcatacgctagttactgcccaaggAAGTTAAAAATATTTTCCTTCCGAGTTCTCCCTAATAACCGTTCGAACTATCACTCAAGTtctaacttctagtacgctgaagtttcatttgtaatttccaatagcgacgttaaAAGGCAGATAAAGGGCACTGCACTATTCTTTGGCATCTTTTGGCGTTGAGCGCGGAACACCAGGGTgcgcgagttccgcggcgcgggtttggCGCCGCCTCCAGAGACGGCGCCACAATGCTTGGCGCCTCTTTCAGGGGCTTCTgctcgccgcggtagcttagcggttatggtgttacgcttctaagcacgaggccgcgggatcaaatcccggtcgcggcggccgcatttcgagggagGCGGAATACGAAGACGCCTGTATCCCGTGCATTCaggacacgttaaagatctctttgtgatcaaaattaatccagtccccgactacggcatggctcataatgaaatcgcggttttggcacgtagaaccccaaaATTCAATCAATCctccttctagctgggcagtcGCTCTGCCTCCCTGGCATCTTTCGCTGCCTGCCGTGCTGACTTCACCCGGTTTCTTTCTCAATTGGgaagcgtccatatggaccaatgctcagtatggcgtggtgcggtatGGTGTGGTGGAGTGTCCCGTTGCGAAAATGCACTACACTTATTTTGATATTGTGACTAGTATCATCTCGAACCAGTCTGCTTTGCTGGTTACCATTTCATGCTTATATcgactctcgattacgggagagtcAGTAATCCGCCCTCCCCCCTGACATTGATTGGACTTTCTGCATGTATTGACGTTGATACACAATAAAATTGGTTGTCAGCCGCGTTTGTCTAGTATCGTATTGGTCCTGTTTTCAGAGCGGTTATATACAAGTTGCACTCTTGACATATTTTGACGTAACGCCTGTATGGGCGCCGCATCAATCCAATACGACAGTTGCGTTCTTCTTCTCTCTTCGACTAGTGCTTATAATCGATGCACATTATACTACTGCGTATGAGTCAAACAGCCTCAATTTCGTGTGTCTTTTGCAAATTACATCAAAACTTTAGCGGAAAATAGTGGTCGAACAAGTAATATCTCTGGAGTAAACGTATCAACTACAATATTTGTAAAAGGGTCAGGGTCAAGGCACGTGCGCTTGTAGAAGCTTTGACTCCAGAAACATCCCTCGTTACAGCATTGCTTATCTGGTCAAGATACATAAGGGCCCGTAAAAATACCGAACAATACCGGAAAAGAATGGAGGAAAATCttttcgtttgtttctttttcggtGTGGAGAAACTGTAAAAAGCAACAAAATGTCCACCACGTTATGCTTGCCATTATCTGCACTGCAGCGAACAATTTTCGAGGTGACGAAGACGACAAGAAAATGATTGCAATGTTTTCAAATGTCTTCATTAAATGGTTTCAGCTTCGTTTTGAAAACGTAGCGTAGAATTAAAACGTATAGCGTAGAGTCACTGCAAAAGATATCAGTACCTatctttggtagcatatacagtaacttcAGTAGAGCGAAATACAGGCCACCATATGGAATTTGGTCCAGGACTGGCATTTGGGATTTCGAGAAGCACCTGGAATTGTCAGTCTGGCAgattcgccgtggttgcttagagactatggtgttggactgctttgcacgaggtcgcgggacaaAATCCCCGCTACGgctgctgcatttcgacgggggtgaaatgcgaaaacacccttgtacgtagatttaggtacAGGTCAAACAATCCCTCGTGGTCCAaattacggcgcgcctcataatcaggtcttCGTTTTGGCATGTAGAAATCCATTATTTTTGTTCAATCTGGCGATAAGGCCTTTGCACTAATAAAAAGTTGGCAGCTATAGACCTTTTCAACGACAGCGCCTTGGGCATCGCCGTCTGGGCCGTGCTAATTGCGCGTGAACATCTCGCAATGGCATTGCAAGCACTGCTGTGCTTACTTACGCGTTCACGTGCCGCAGTCCAGAGAGGAGGTTCTCGCATTCCCCGACGAAGATGCCTGCTGCAGACGCCTTCACCATCTGCCAGTTGTCAGCGAAACTGGTCTTTGTTTCGAACTGCCCACAAGAAGCTTCACAACCGGCTCACATGCAAACGTACTGATAAATAAACTTATCTGTAGGGTTTTACGCgtgaaaaccacgatctgattatgaggcatgacaTCGTGCGGAACTCCCCATTACTTTCGACCGCCTGGTGTTTTTAACGTACATCTAACGCATGGTGCGTGGTCGTATTTCTATTTCGCCCTCATAGCAATGCTGCCGCCGCAGCTGGGATTAGATCTCGCGCCTTcggcttaacagcgcaacgccatagtctCTGAGGCACCACGGCATGGTTAACCGTGTTCGAAAACTCGTCTACGTGCAATCAAATGTGAATGTGGAATTAGCCGCTATCGATTCTATTGCGAATGTGTACAGCAACAGTGACTCTACACTGAGTGACCTTTGCCTGAGTTACAAACCTTTTGTAGAAGAGAACAATTTGTTCATTGTGTGCTATTTAGGCGTTCACTGCGTATTTAACAATATTTGAAGGTAGCTTCTTGTTGGCCAAGTTGGTATTTATTCATTGTAACAATTTTAATGCGCCGAACACCACACAGCACGCAAGAGGAGACTCTCTCGCACGCAAAAGCAGACTCTCGCAAGAGGAGATTGCTCTCAAGAGATTGCTCTCAGAtaggaaaaggaaaaaggaagagTTAGAGGCTGCGAGACTAAATGTGGGCGACCATTCATGAGATGTGCCGAAGGGGTAGTTTATGAAATTTCTCTCTCTTGAGGTCGTTCCTATATAGGACAAACCAGGCGCTGCGTAAATGAATGGATCAGGGAACACGAACGAAACGTTGAGCCAGATAAAGAGGGCCCGAATACACCTAAGCATTTTGAAAGTGTCCTTCGCGATCATATGGGCCATGCTTTTATGAAGCGCGGATTCTTGCCAAAAGACGCGGAGTAGTAGCtaagcgcgaataaaaccacggacacaaggaagacagacaaggacaagcgtgGTTTCaaccgtggttttattcgcgcttaGCTACTACTTCGAATATGGACGACCacctagcccaacagtcaactcttctagaagaTGCGAAAGCCAGGGAAATGATGGAAGCCTTCTATATCAGCAAGAAAGATAGGTTGTGCGTTAGTGAAACCTTTATGTCGTTCTATAGGGCCGATAATGTTCTTGACCGTTTTTAATTATACTGCACTTGATGCTTGAATGTGTTCGCTGCGCAGGCGCTTAACTTCAGTTGCAGTTTATTATTCGCTCATACAGTTAGGTACAAGAATGATATACAGACAAGCGTCCCAtagtcagagactgcaccgggatCCTTGATTAAAGAGCAGGAATTAGCATGCGTTCTCGTTATTGCGACTGCTGCTCAATTCACGTTGGGTGTATTAATGGCGTTAGGGTATATATACATACGTATTTTGTGGAAAGTAAAGCAGTTGTGAGGGCGTTGTCCCGTTGTCTTCGCTTGCGTGGCGTGTGGTTTTGGTGCCTCAAACTAGTTATAGTGACTATAGAACGATAACCAATTTTTATGGCTGGAACAATGTGTATTAGCTATTTTTACttcagttccatttttttttcaaaacttgCCGAAAGAAAGATACGAAAATGTGCTTTTTTTCACCCGCTCAAAAGGTCCCGACATCTTGTATCCCTGGGCTCCTTTTTGATAGCTTGGCTCCGGAAGCACACCTTGTTCAGTGATTGCCAATAACATCGTCTCCATTTTTCTGAGAACCCGATGTGTCGTTTGAAATATTAGATGTAACGTATAACGTATTTTACAGGTTGAGCTCGAACAGTGGATCCAAGGATATGGTGAAGATATGAGTGAGCTGGCAAGCAGCCATTTCGACGTCGTTATGTTCACGTACCTGCTCTGCTCCGTAAAGAACGCGAGAAAAGTGCTAGAAGAAGCCAAGCGGGTTATGGTGAAAGTAAGTGATTACAATGTGGCTGTTGCTGTTCTAAAAATATATTGAGCTCTACATTCTCGTAACCCATATTGCACCTTTCTAATTTAGACAAACATTATGCTTCAAGCTACGTGATGTGAGACCACTCATAGAGTGATAGTAGGCCAGTATTGGAAAAACAGGGAACTTTGGATGAACACTTGAGGGCGAAGTCCCCATTATGGAATAAATCACACGTTGCGATATATTAGAGATAAATTGTGTCGCACAAATGAAGTAATAGGCTGCAACAGATTGACATTTTCTGGAATGACACATTGAAAAATGCGAATGACACAACAAGCGCACAGACACATTTATTATTTCTTGCGAAATCACATACCGAGATAGCCATCGGCAACCGCGATGAAGTTGTGATTATTTGCTCTATTTCGCTCTGTTCGGGCGTTCGAACCAATTGCTTGCGTGCCTTTAGTAGCCATTCTGCCATTTGATTGTGTCCTGTGGCCATTCCGTCGCTGATGTAAACgctgacaaaaaaataaaaataaaaaataagggaAGCTCTGAAGAGAAGCCTGAAATAAAGTCACTCTCGTACTCTGCCGCTCAGGATTTCTGGTGCCTTTAGCCGGCCAGGTTGTGGCGCTCTGAGTATGCTCTGGTCATCATTGTAGTGGAATAGTAGCTTTGAGAACGTGGTGTCGTGTCTGGTTTATACATTTTCTACTATAGCGTTGCTAAGGCATTTTCTATGCGACTGCATCTTTTAATAAAAGCCTGGCTCAATTCCATATATTCTTGGCGCATTATGTTACTTGTAAAAGATGTTGACTTCTGTAACGAATGTTATTCTATTCTATTTGACTTTTGTCAATGACTCACGAAAAACGCCGGCATTTTTAATAGCGGGAGCAGACACTAGTTGAGCAGGTTGACGAGAAATAGAGAGAACATAAGAGAAAAAATTTCAACAGAATGGGTATCCTGTTCACTATTGCGTAGTTTCTTTAAGATTTAGTTTTGCCTGATAAACTTGTGTGCATTCGTTTGGCTTCTTTTATTGCAATGGGTGACAAACAATGTTCGCATTGGAATCCTATATGCATTGAAAACGTGGCGACCACGGTGGTAGGCATGGACTAGCTCATTAGAATTTTAAAGCCAATGTTTCTTAATGCATAAACACAAAATAAATGACGAGGATAGAACGAAACAGCCGGCCCTGTCAGCGAGAGTTGTCTCTGTTTCTcgtttacaatatatatatatatatatatatatatatatatatatatatatatatatatatatatatatacatatatatacacacacacactcgagcAAGAGCGCTGAAGAGGACCAGGGGGGTACAACCCGCTACACCGTTCTAATTCTTCTTTTTAGTATAAACGAAAGAGAAGAAGTGAATCCATGTGGCTCAATGTTTGCTAATCATGAGTGCACAAAGGAAACAGCCAATGAAGCGAACGAAAGCATCAGGTAAATTAGCTGCGGTTGGAacggaaatgtagaaaatataaaagaaaagggaaacgaaagtggacgatGCAATAACTTGTCACCGGTGGGACCCGAACCAAACACCTCTGGATTATTTGTGCCTTCCACAACTAATTCTGCTAAGGCGACAGCTACACATACGTCCATTAACTTGGGTATTTACGCTTACTAGATGTAGCACTGGGAGTGTTACCTAGTACCACTGAGAACCATGGTGAGCTGGTGTTGAACGTCCTTTTTTGCCCAATGATGCCACGTAAAACATGATCTTCGAAGTGCAGGCACGTGACTAAAAAACCCTCGCATGctacctaatgacatcaaggctgccagattaacatgaaatgtctttttttttattcagggcGGGACCCTTATCTTCCTGGAGCACGTGGCTTTTCCTGATGGCACGTGGCAGAGGCTTCTTCAAAATGCGGTAGCTCCTCTGTGGAAGGTCATAGGCTGCAACTGTCACCTGAACAGAGACTCTGTTAAGCAAATAGAAGATGCTGGATTCTCGTATGTCATGGCCAACTACATTGATGCAGACACCAACGTTTTATTCAGCCGTCAGGCATACGGTATCGCCATCTCATAATGAACACTGGCCAAAGTTGGGTTGCTCGGCTACTGGCTGCAAAGTTGGTTGTATACAACTATGTTGCGGAAAACTCATTCataaagcaaaataaaagctTCTTTAGGACAAAAAGGACGTCGCTTATTGTGCTTCAACCATTTAATATTATTCAACATTTTCACggcattaaaggccaactgcaacgaaattctGAACCCCGTATGAAGTCTAATGTCGGATTGCGCAGAGATCGAGAAGCCTTCGCTGCAAAATTTTATGATTGATATGCATGTATATGCGCAAAAATAGCTGTTCTGGACACTGTAGCTAGCAAAACACAGTGATTACTTCTCGTCTGAACTGACGCGTGACCTCTACTCCGTTTCAACATCAGGTGCAACCACGGTggatgcaacgctgtggaagctatgcaagaTGTTCGGTTGCGACAATGTATCACTCCGCCCGTTCCATCAATGCTTCGTTGCGCGCCGACGGCGTTTGCTCCCGTGAGCATGCGCCTGAGGCTGAGGCGACgggctgcaaataaaaaacacAGAAATATAAACAAGAAGCAAATTCATCTAAAACAAGGAATTAGCAGCGGTATACCACAGTTTGTTTGCTTTTGAGGGCTGAAAGGTTTCATTGAGACatcagttatatggacactcctggtgcatttctgccgtcggcgtcgccgtgatgttccgtataaaatccaacgGCGATcgcaccgtcgccgcgcgccctgcgccttatgtgcaagtgaaagcgtgcgaggaaaGCCGATCATCGCAGCGCAATCTCGCCCACGCGAAAGGACGGAGAGCGGGGAGGCCTCCCCTCGCGTATGAGGctcccaacgttgcgaggcaccggggggggggggggggggggacggaagTGCGGTGCCGTTTTACTCGAgctgcaactgcgtatgtggAGGCTGCGCGTCGTCGCGTGGCTGCATCTTGCGAGGAATCCGCTTTGGGGGCTGAGTCTAAGTGCATCGGCGGCTTGTAGGTTTGCGCTTTAGTGTGCTCTCGgcactcagtttgcgttgaagcgatagacagcacgacgGTCAAGCCAGCGCTttaacagcgagtgtccgcagtcatcgagtatGATGTGTTCATGTATGCTATGGCGGCTGACATCACGCTTGTTAATGTAGTTAGCAAGCGAAAGTTTACTAGTTAATATGGCCGTTAAAAGTgctatccttacttggtatagctgtctgctaatttgctatcgcaatcgctgcttcgcGTTCCTGGTGAAATTGTGAACTTTTTCATTCAATGCTCAGACGATATAAACAATTTTTGCAGGATTGTTGTAAAATACATCGCACTATTTCCatgtgcgaacgcagccactgcaaaaaagTCTGTTtggcctccacagcgttgcacctgatgtttGAAACTCGGCGTACACTCCGAGATTATGCGGCGCCTGCGACTGCCCATGGCGCGCTTAGGTGCTATTTAATAGGTTATAATTAAACAATTGTCAATTGGTAGCCCGCAATCTTGTCAAGGTTGCTTCGATACGATGCACTCTTCATTAATTACCAATTCAGGCAGATTGAAATTCTGTTGCTACTCGATATTGAACAATTAGCCTTGCTTTATTGATATATTAGGGATTTTACTGCGGTACATTCGTACAGGCAGCTACTTTGCTGCTGAGCTTTCCTGCGCTACAAAGGACCGAACTTCCTCATTTGATGTATGGACTCCATAGGTACGCTCTCAAAAGTGTGATCTATTTTATTTCCTCaggattttcttttcttcattaacCGTAAAAATTAACCCAGATTACTTTCCTTCATTGCCTAAAATAGCTACTGTGCTGCTGATAAGGTTAGCGGACCTGTAACTTTTcccattcattttctttttcatttctattTGTGCCTCCACTTTTCAGGGCCTTCCGCTCCATCCGCTTCCTGACATTGTAGCATCTTCCTTCCATAGAGAGATTTCTCCCTCTCATTTCCTCGCGATGCGCAATCAGCTTCAATGACATTGGTACTGTTTCCTTGCAAGGATTATTTCGAGGTAATATTATTGAAAgacctcgaatataattatacgTTCGCAATTAAGCACGGTTGCTTACTACATAAGCCAACTATGAAGGCGAAAATTGTTATCCACTCAATTCTAGCAAATAGCTATAAAGCCAACCCACACGTGTTCCTCATAAAAAAAGCTTCGCAGTGGAACAATGTTTCCTGCTCCAAGAATCGAATCCAGGGTCAATGCCTTTTTTCGGCTGTAGTTCtgccatctcagctaaccagggtGCTAGCAGATCGCGGCTTGGATTAGACGACAAATTGAAGCACGAAGACAATGAACATAGCAAATGAGCTTCGCGTAATTTCTAACTTTGTGTTAAGGTTGCGTGGACGACAGTATCCAACCTTGTGGGATCCCGCTGATGTGTTTTGCGATACAAATGACCACCTATTGCTCAAAATTAAAGaggatattaaaaaaatatatgtgcaGAAATAGTATACTCAAACGTAACTGACTACATTATAGGCACGCTGGTCGCGAGCCTCCTACCACAACAATTTCACTTTAATTTAGCAGTTTCTTAAATACTGGATACTTGTACCTAAGTTGCAGGGAAGATAAGCGGTGGTCTACCAGAGTAACAAAACGGGTGCCAGTAGGAGGTAAGCGCAGTCATCGACGCCAGAGAagtaggtggtgtgatgaaattagaaagttTACGGGCATCACTTGCAGTGATCTACTGCAAGAGGGTAATTGGCGATCACTGGAAGAAGTCTTTGTCTCGGAGTGAGTATAAAACAATAGGCTGATCACGGTGAGATAAAAGCAAAGGATATGTTGCGATGACTTGTATGCACATGGAAGTGAGGAGCATTCTCAGCAGGAGAGGCTCTTTTGCGTTGGGCATTACTCTCCTGATATTACGCTCCTGTCTTCTTGATTCTCCAATATCGTAGGCGAGGGACATTCACGATACCGCAGGTGCCTTTCTTGTTTCCACCTTCGCTCCACCTTCCACCTTCG
It includes:
- the LOC126522239 gene encoding thiol S-methyltransferase TMT1B-like; the encoded protein is MTSLFRRVLGWLCIVSTLSLGLIFLPLLLWSRKIRELFFVTFFWEVITIWSEAFSNSRRCALKPLQSLKSRDSQLRQEGAIRVLEIGAGLGGNFEHITRAIKYTNVDPNVEFGSAFLRQLRRNPKVELEQWIQGYGEDMSELASSHFDVVMFTYLLCSVKNARKVLEEAKRVMVKGGTLIFLEHVAFPDGTWQRLLQNAVAPLWKVIGCNCHLNRDSVKQIEDAGFSYVMANYIDADTNVLFSRQAYGIAIS